A single window of Strix uralensis isolate ZFMK-TIS-50842 chromosome 28, bStrUra1, whole genome shotgun sequence DNA harbors:
- the TIA1 gene encoding cytotoxic granule associated RNA binding protein TIA1 isoform X3: protein MATGKSKGYGFVSFFNKWDAENAIQQMGGQWLGGRQIRTNWATRKPPAPKSTYETNAKQLSYDDVVNQSSPSNCTVYCGGVTSGLTEQLMRQTFSPFGQIMEIRVFPDKGYSFVRFNSHESAAHAIVSVNGTTIEGHVVKCYWGKETPDMISPVQQNQIGYPPAYGQWGQWYGNAQIGQYVPNGWQVPAYGMYGQAWNQQGFNQTQSSAAWMGANYSVQPPQGQNGSVITNQTGYRVAGFETP, encoded by the exons ATGGCGACAGGAAAATCTAAAGGATATGGCTTCGTTTCCTTCTTCAATAAATGG GACGCAGAGAATGCGATTCAGCAGATGGGTGGTCAGTGGCTCGGTGGAAGGCAAATCAGAACAAACTGGGCGACAAGAAAACCTCCGGCTCCAAAGAGTACATATGAAA CAAACGCCAAACAACTGTCTTACGACGATGTGGTCAATCAGTCCAGCCCGAGCAACTGCACTGTGTACTGCGGAGGTGTTACTTCGGGACTGACAG AACAGCTCATGCGCCAGACCTTTTCTCCCTTCGGGCAGATAATGGAAATTCGAGTCTTCCCGGATAAAGGCTACTCCTTTGTACG GTTTAACTCTCACGAGAGTGCCGCGCACGCCATCGTTTCCGTCAACGGAACAACTATAGAAGGACACGTAGTGAAGTGCTACTGGGGCAAGGAGACACCAGACATGATCAGTCCGGTCCAGCAG AACCAGATCGGCTACCCGCCGGCCTACGGGCAGTGGGGCCAGTGGTACGGCAACGCCCAGATCGGGCAGTACGTGCCCAACGGCTGGCAGGTCCCCGCCTACGGGATGTACGGGCAAGCGTGGAATCAGCAGGGCTTTAA TCAGACGCAGTCGTCAGCGGCGTGGATGGGCGCCAACTACAGCGTGCAGCCGCCGCAGGGGCAGAACGGGAGCGTGATCACCAACCAAACGGGATACCGCGTGGCGGGCTTCGAAACgccgtga